The Palaemon carinicauda isolate YSFRI2023 chromosome 33, ASM3689809v2, whole genome shotgun sequence genome contains a region encoding:
- the LOC137625888 gene encoding cytochrome P450 307a1-like produces MAFALALAPATLVLIVIVVVGAALQAATQERKKRKQKQQQQQCVQRRVSTTKVRGGDDLEIARPTTAPGPFPLPFLGNIHNMAKYAECPYEGFSALGRKYGNVYKLYIGGSPAIVVGSYDGLKEVLVTKGNLFDARPNFIRFREYFGGNRDHSLALCDYSDLHKKRISLVRNYLTFRGTESTFLERFEDNIISEMPTLTDRIDEKLNKPMKTKELLSYCAMNIFSGYMCSKKFDYNNKSFQKCVRDFDFIFEDINNGHVTDSLPWLAPLFSSYFNTIKGVTTDIRDFILESVFNEKYRLFQEDPTNVSDLVDACFAILHRDDKDEKWDWDTILYIVEDLLGGSSAISNIIMRFLGFVLVNPGTMEKLHEEIDDVIGRNQTPTLSDRSNMNYSRAVLYEVLRMTSSPIVPHVASEDATIGGYYVEQGTTIILNNYDMNMNPDLWDEPLKFKPERFIVDGELKKPAHFIPFSTGKRSCVGYKVVMDITYFVTTTLLQKYDIRLPEGVTPDLPKGKISLSWESFEMIFSQRK; encoded by the exons ATGGCCTTCGCATTAGCTCTAGCCCCAGCAACTCTGGTGCTGATCGTGATCGTGGTGGTTGGCGCTGCTCTGCAAGCTGCCACCCAGGAACGCaagaagagaaagcaaaaacaacaacaacaacagtgtgtGCAAAGAAGAGTTTCTACAACGAAAGTACGAGGCGGTGACGACCTGGAGATTGCCCGACCTACGACCGCTCCTGGACCCTTCCCACTGCCCTTCCTAGGTAACATCCATAACATGGCTAAATACGCTGAGTGCCCCTACGAAGGATTTTCTGCACTCGGAAGAAAATACGGAAATGTGTACAAACTTTACATCGGCGGCAGCCCAGCAATTGTCGTTGGAAGCTACGACGGACTGAAGGAGGTTCTGGTGACCAAGGGCAACCTTTTCGACGCCAGGCCAAACTTCATCCGCTTCAGAGAATACTTCGGAGGAAACAGAGATCATT CCCTTGCCTTGTGCGATTACTCCGACCTCCACAAGAAGCGCATATCCCTTGTTCGTAACTACCTGACCTTCCGCGGCACCGAATCCACTTTCCTTGAACGTTTTGAGGACAACATCATCTCTGAGATGCCTACACTTACTGACAGG ATCGACGAAAAGCTGAACAAGCCCATGAAGACCAAGGAACTCCTGTCCTACTGTGCCATGAACATCTTCAGCGGGTACATGTGCTCCAAGAAATTCGATTACAACAACAAGTCCTTCCAGAAGTGCGTGCGCGATTTTGACTTCATCTTCGAGGACATCAACAACGGTCACGTGACGGACTCCCTGCCCTGGTTGGCCCCCTTATTCAGCTCCTACTTCAACACGATCAAGGGCGTCACCACCGACATCAGGGATTTCATCCTCGAAAGTGTTTTCAACGAGAAGTACCGTCTGTTCCAAGAAGATCCAACCAACGTCAGCGACCTGGTCGATGCTTGCTTCGCTATCTTGCAT aGAGACGACAAAGATGAGAAATGGGACTGGGACACCATCCTATACATCGTAGAGGACCTCTTGGGAGGCTCCTCCGCTATCAGCAACATCATCATGCGATTCCTCGGGTTCGTTCTTGTCAACCCTGGCACCATGGAAAAACTGCACGAAGAG ATCGATGACGTTATTGGAAGGAACCAGACACCCACTTTGAGCGACAGGTCCAACATGAACTACAGCAGAGCCGTCCTCTACGAGGTCCTTCGAATGACCTCCTCCCCAATCGTGCCTCATGTCGCTTCTGAAGATGCAACCATTGGAG GTTATTACGTCGAACAAGGAACCACCATCATCCTGAACAACTACGACATGAACATGAACCCTGATCTCTGGGATGAGCCCCTGAAATTCAAGCCCGAGCGATTCATCGTCGACGGAGAACTGAAGAAGCCCGCCCATTTCATCCCCTTCAGCACAGGCAAGCGCTCCTGCGTCGGGTACAAAGTCGTCATGGACATCACCTACTTCGTGACGACCACCCTCCTCCAGAAGTATGATATCAGACTGCCTGAGGGCGTCACCCCAGACTTGCCCAAGGGCAAGATCTCCCTCAGCTGGGAAAGCTTCGAAATGATCTTTTCTCAGCGAAAGTAA